A window of Castanea sativa cultivar Marrone di Chiusa Pesio chromosome 1, ASM4071231v1 contains these coding sequences:
- the LOC142622141 gene encoding GDSL esterase/lipase At5g14450-like: MSQSFSLVRMEVVIIAVSLPFLVLSVLGEDMTGLSPCDFPAIYNFGDSNSDTGGISAAFYAAGQPSGETFFHQPVGRASDGRLIIDFIAESLRLPYLSAYLNSIGTSFRYGANFATGGSTIRRLNESFFLNGVSPFSLDIQIVQFDQFKARTSNLYNQTQEQFHRRNLPRPEDFSKALYTFDIGQNDIAAGFRTMSDKQFQAVIPDIIEQLATAVQHLYQGGARSFWIHNTGPIGCLPMTLHYYHQPMPGILDEHGCVIAQNDVAKEFNWHLESRVIKLREQLPDAALTYVDVFAAKYKLISNAKKQGFVDARNICCGYHEDYKHVWCGNKDKINGTEIYAGSCEDPSLYISWDGVHYTEAANQWIANQMINGSFSDPTIPITHACHMRSV, translated from the exons ATGAGTCAGAGTTTTAGTCTAGTGAGAATGGAGGTTGTGATTATTGCTGTGAGTTTACCTTTCTTGGTTTTGAGTGTGTTAGGTGAAGACATGACTGGCTTATCACCTTGTGATTTTCCAGCAATTTACAACTTTGGAGACTCCAATTCAGACACCGGTGGGATATCAGCAGCATTCTACGCAGCAGGGCAACCGTCCGGCGAGACTTTTTTCCATCAGCCAGTTGGAAGAGCTTCCGATGGGCGCCTTATAATAGACTTTATTG CCGAGTCCCTTAGATTGCCATACTTGAGTGCATACCTAAACTCAATAGGAACAAGTTTCAGGTATGGTGCAAATTTTGCCACTGGTGGATCAACCATTAGGCGGCTTAATGAATCCTTCTTTCTAAATGGTGTAAGCCCGTTTTCTCTAGATATCCAGATTGTGCAGTTCGACCAGTTCAAGGCGCGTACCAGCAATCTCTACAACCAAA CCCAGGAACAGTTCCACAGAAGAAATCTTCCAAGACCTGAGGACTTTTCTAAGGCTCTTTATACATTTGACATTGGCCAAAATGATATTGCTGCTGGTTTTCGAACAATGAGTGATAAACAGTTTCAAGCAGTAATCCCAGACATAATTGAGCAGCTAGCTACCGCAGTTCAA CATCTGTACCAAGGAGGGGCAAGATCATTTTGGATACACAACACTGGTCCCATTGGCTGCTTGCCAATGACCCTACACTACTACCACCAACCAATGCCTGGCATTCTTGACGAGCATGGATGTGTCATAGCTCAAAATGATGTGGCTAAAGAGTTCAATTGGCACCTTGAGAGTCGTGTCATCAAACTAAGGGAACAGCTACCTGATGCTGCATTAACATATGTGGATGTCTTTGCGGCAAAGTACAAACTAATTAGCAATGCAAAGAAGCAAG GATTTGTGGATGCAAGAAACATTTGCTGTGGGTATCACGAGGATTACaagcatgtgtggtgtgggAATAAGGATAAGATTAATGGTACTGAAATATATGCTGGGTCTTGTGAAGATCCTTCCTTGTACATTAGCTGGGATGGCGTTCATTACACTGAAGCTGCAAATCAATGGATTGCTAATCAGATGATCAATGGTTCATTCTCGGACCCAACAATTCCAATTACACATGCTTGCCATATGCGATCTGTATGA